A genomic region of Micromonospora sp. NBC_01796 contains the following coding sequences:
- a CDS encoding RDD family protein has product MALSPATDPAFVPPSLARRFGALVIDWVLCLLVANFIGDPVRDGWPPVAVLIGVYGFFVGLFAQTPGMFVTRLRCVAYADGGRIGVIRGLVRGVLVSLVIPVLIMDERRRGWHDRAVGSVIVTAPSTTATPAG; this is encoded by the coding sequence ATGGCCCTCAGCCCGGCTACGGATCCGGCCTTCGTGCCGCCGAGCCTCGCCCGCCGGTTCGGTGCGCTGGTCATCGACTGGGTGCTCTGCCTGCTGGTGGCGAACTTCATCGGCGACCCGGTACGCGACGGCTGGCCCCCGGTCGCGGTCCTGATCGGCGTGTACGGCTTCTTCGTCGGCCTGTTCGCCCAGACGCCGGGCATGTTCGTCACCCGACTGCGCTGCGTCGCGTACGCCGACGGCGGCCGGATCGGGGTGATCCGGGGACTGGTCCGGGGCGTCCTGGTGTCGCTGGTCATCCCCGTACTGATCATGGACGAGCGTCGGCGCGGCTGGCACGATCGGGCGGTCGGCTCGGTGATCGTCACGGCCCCGTCGACCACCGCCACCCCGGCAGGTTGA
- a CDS encoding polymorphic toxin-type HINT domain-containing protein, giving the protein MFTLRRNRNRHVNRLLRTVTPFVAFVLASALLAGTGDAVAALPAPQPGTGRGDNHRPEPAPQQRWRSAGGESHLTGERVNRNLPPSQRSRYPVRELDQKPAAGTNTASVVEPPASTARGFDRATSRELPAERGEFERTYANADGTTTSEFSGAPINKRLADGSWAPIVDTALAAQRVDLPVDPGGADSSMYVQGGSSASGSSELRVGAMSGGNAASYLKFNGLSGRLQNHTIYGVQLQVVNYDSGSCRPRSVSVHPVTGSWTAGSGYSYPGPAVGGALASRSFAHGYITTGQSSSACPAAAELIDLGVAGRDLVQRWVKGTQANNGLSLRASTSDSSAWKRFAGSGTANPPRLYVTHSPYNAKYAIPKPVPEPPVLQNQAGKVKVTVTNLSADAWAPGSYYLAYRAYNSATGAAVGQQRAADLTATVARGGKVTLDATIKAMPPGTYFLDFTMVRTGGVVFTDHQVPPGRIVLKVIDIPPVVQALYPPNGYQAPTLTPQLWAQALDIDAPPGLALRFKYEVCRRDATGNPVECFNSGYLTSTAWTVPAGKLRWSESYQWRVYVKDATTEVVSPYSTVLADVPQPEIVSRIAGAPYGTQDREFDAQVGNFTTAAVDATITTVGPELNLVRTYNSLDPRRDSAFGAGWTTRYDMRLVPDDDGSGNVVITYPDGQAVRFGRNPDGTYAAPSGRTATLTADTSGWRLADKAGSTYQFATTGRLNKITDTSLRSVTLTYNTTDGRLAKAQVATSTTNTAGRALYFTWSGGHVASVRTDPVNGTALTWNYTYTGDVLTRVCAPGNLCTNYAYTAGSHYRSAVLDSRPESYWRLGEDEGTGAGSEVALNLGKDAGTYRTVTLGTAGALAGGAGTAATFNGTSSSVELPKGTLKKSRDGAVELWFRSTTTGTGGPLLGYQDKALGSASTVGVPLLYVGTDGRLRGQFRTAGINPLASAGTVNDGRWHHVVLSTMSDVQTLYLDGVKAGELTGRVLDHSTLTFNQIGAAYATTPTSWPGWGTTAQRHFNGAIDEVALYSRPLGPAAVTAHYRYGLNQADQLTTVTLPSGKTAATVAYDVNLDRIAEYTDNHGGLWKIGAPAVYGGDDDLRRSVQVLDPANRPHLYEYDALAGRLLRSGTPLGLETRPEDRPVPPTPTPSPPQEVCSRPDPADPAFCTIIPGGSGGPVFVSHPLDGMAIRTFSYDDNGFQNVVTNENGDAVTMTFDDRGNVTSRRTCRTSTQCNTSYDRYPATVTNPFDPRNDLPIESRDGRSASATDNTYRTTFTYHPSGQLAAQTNPDGSSVSHTYTTGAEPAAGGGTMPAGLVLTSTDARGKITRYGYFANGDLARTTEPSGLVTNSTYDVLGRKITDTEISDSFPAGVTTTYTYDALSRPVSTTEPATTDPIGGVRHQQRSTQTYDSDGNVARVDVQDVLGTDTARSTVWEYDEFNRPERVTDAEGNETAYTYDRFGNRTSMVDPAGNRYDYAYTARNDIAEVRLRAWTGDPAGAPPTGDYLVLHSYSYDLAGRTASDTDAMGRRVEYQYYGDDSLHRVVLKNFRNPDGSTRDYVVEENTYDGAGNLLGQVAGNGRVVTAQTVDRVGKVLTTVSDPGGLDRTTTYSYDQNGNVLRASTSGKASNVPWIMPATAEVVDYTYDDTGNTIRETATNGTTTQVTTYAYDQRGLLLSETDPRGNVTGADPAAYTSRYSYDELGRQVAARAPAVAAESGGQAATTVTPTRQFGYNTFDERVATSDELGRVSRATYDRVGRQTSLSAPRYFGPGTIAEITPTVTSRYDPLGNVVEETDPRGGITRYGYDQLGRMTVRDEPVRTNTERAVWRYEYTRTGEVLSVTDPTGGRTESTYDDLDRQLTATQVERRPTLDRMTTRYAYDDSGNLTEVTSPTGAKSLFGYDAVGGLTRSTDASGVAVQYGYDHAGRQVRTSDSLGRTSQRIFDALGQVSSESDLKSDGTVLRTERYRYDPAGNLIASVDPLDVTTTYEYDAANQLVKQIEPVDPTTSITTTFGYDAAGNRSRYTDGRGNSTIFTVNSLGLPESVIEPSTPAHPAATDRTWTVAYDGGGNPIRMTSPGGVVRLQTYDAGGRLERETGDGTNSGTATRQLGYDPLGRLTSVNAPGGTDTFGYNDRGDLLTSAGPSGNASFGYDRDGNLASRTDAAGSAVFGYRNARLDTVKDGITGTTQTLGYDAAGALKTIDYGSGRVRTYTFDDLGRVASDTLRNAAAQSVGSTSYRYDTNDQPIGKTTTGTAGAGDNTYRYDQAGRLREWTSAGGTVGYDWDASGNRIRAGAKTSTFDARNRLLNDGDYSYAYTPRGTLASKTSSGLTETFDFDAFDRLISAAGQNYAYDGLDRVASRNGAGFSYAGLDDSVVSDGTERYARGAADELLAVAVGSEKQIALSDQHGDVTIGFDPANTALTGASDSTAYDPFGKVTARTGDTGNLGFQGDWTDPVTSQVNMGARWYDPGTGAFTSRDSVDYVEGDSILANRYVYAAGDPLGFTDPDGHWPSCGWCKKAAKKVGGAIKSGAKAVGRAISTAASYAWSGIRTAASYAWSAIKTAASAISSAAKWVYKKAKDAVKYVARKVSAGVRWVASKVASAGAAAARWAKQRAEEVRRAAAERARQITRVARAAVAYAAKHNPLPAIRAALRPLASGLKTLVSAAAHLPAAVVAVTRDVVADVAKSVDVIYQAAVKVAGNVIEDVSRAVDAVVDLAQAAAPYLKAGLKIAADMVGVTDLVACVTKGDLEACAWTVATVAGTLAGGVGGGAVRAARAGSLAAKHADEAVDLVKAAKGAKGASRSDGAVKQLASCPVNSFTADTRVRMADGSTRPISEVKTGERVLASDPTTGVSGARTVTDLIIGAGDKNLVEVTVDDAGTRASVTATEGHPFWVAGERRWVKAGELVAGQRIGTADGASATVSATRRWTEPERVFNLTVDGLHTYYVVAGGRDLLVHNDECPKRAALDRVSNLDDIDNQLGRVRAEDTHEIVGVPNAQKPFSRGGNRGDLRHNQPEIIRYTSDAPSSGSRGKFALFRAFQILRGVVRHGND; this is encoded by the coding sequence ATGTTCACCTTGCGCCGCAACAGAAACAGGCACGTCAACCGTCTACTGAGGACAGTCACGCCGTTCGTCGCGTTCGTGCTCGCCTCGGCGCTGCTTGCCGGCACCGGGGACGCGGTCGCGGCTCTGCCGGCGCCGCAGCCGGGCACCGGACGTGGCGACAACCACCGCCCCGAGCCCGCCCCGCAGCAGCGGTGGCGGTCGGCCGGCGGGGAGAGCCACCTGACCGGGGAGCGGGTCAACCGGAACCTGCCCCCGTCGCAGCGGTCCCGCTACCCGGTGCGCGAGCTCGACCAGAAGCCGGCGGCGGGCACCAACACCGCCTCCGTGGTCGAGCCGCCCGCGTCGACCGCGCGCGGCTTCGACCGGGCCACCAGCCGCGAGCTGCCCGCCGAGCGCGGGGAGTTCGAGCGGACGTACGCCAACGCCGACGGCACCACCACCAGCGAGTTCTCCGGCGCCCCGATCAACAAGCGGCTGGCCGACGGAAGCTGGGCCCCGATCGTCGACACCGCCCTCGCGGCGCAGCGCGTCGACCTGCCGGTGGACCCCGGCGGCGCCGACAGCAGCATGTACGTCCAGGGTGGCAGCTCCGCCTCCGGCAGTTCCGAACTGCGGGTCGGTGCGATGTCCGGCGGGAACGCGGCCTCGTACCTCAAGTTCAACGGGCTCAGCGGCCGGTTGCAGAACCACACCATCTACGGCGTGCAGCTCCAGGTGGTCAACTACGACTCCGGGTCCTGCCGGCCGCGCTCGGTCAGCGTGCACCCGGTCACCGGCTCCTGGACGGCCGGCTCCGGTTACTCGTACCCGGGTCCGGCGGTGGGCGGGGCCCTGGCCAGCCGTTCCTTCGCCCACGGTTACATCACCACCGGGCAGTCGTCGTCGGCGTGCCCGGCCGCCGCCGAGCTGATCGATCTCGGGGTCGCCGGTCGGGACCTGGTGCAGCGCTGGGTGAAGGGCACCCAGGCCAACAACGGGCTCTCCCTGCGTGCCTCCACGTCGGACTCGTCGGCGTGGAAACGGTTCGCCGGGTCCGGCACCGCCAACCCGCCGAGGCTGTACGTCACGCACAGCCCGTACAACGCCAAGTACGCCATCCCGAAGCCCGTTCCGGAGCCGCCGGTGCTCCAGAACCAGGCCGGCAAGGTCAAGGTCACGGTCACCAACCTCAGCGCCGACGCCTGGGCACCCGGCTCGTACTACCTGGCCTACCGGGCGTACAACTCGGCGACGGGGGCGGCGGTCGGGCAGCAGCGGGCCGCCGACCTGACCGCCACGGTGGCCAGGGGCGGGAAGGTGACGCTGGACGCCACCATCAAGGCGATGCCGCCGGGCACCTACTTCCTCGACTTCACGATGGTGCGTACCGGTGGGGTGGTCTTCACCGACCACCAGGTGCCGCCGGGCCGGATCGTGCTCAAGGTGATCGACATCCCGCCGGTGGTGCAGGCGCTGTACCCGCCCAACGGTTACCAGGCGCCGACCCTGACCCCGCAGCTCTGGGCCCAGGCGCTGGACATCGACGCCCCGCCCGGACTCGCCCTGCGTTTCAAGTACGAGGTCTGCCGGCGCGACGCCACCGGCAACCCGGTCGAGTGTTTCAACTCCGGCTACCTGACCAGCACCGCCTGGACCGTGCCGGCGGGCAAACTGCGGTGGAGCGAGAGCTACCAGTGGCGGGTGTACGTCAAGGACGCCACCACCGAGGTCGTCTCCCCGTACTCGACGGTCCTGGCGGACGTACCGCAGCCGGAGATCGTCTCCCGGATCGCCGGTGCCCCGTACGGCACCCAGGACCGGGAGTTCGACGCCCAGGTCGGCAACTTCACCACCGCCGCGGTGGACGCCACGATCACCACCGTCGGCCCCGAGCTGAACCTCGTCCGGACCTACAACAGCCTCGACCCGCGCCGGGACTCCGCCTTCGGGGCCGGCTGGACCACCCGGTACGACATGCGCCTGGTCCCCGACGACGACGGCAGCGGAAACGTGGTGATCACGTACCCGGACGGGCAGGCGGTCCGGTTCGGCCGCAACCCCGACGGCACGTACGCCGCACCGTCCGGCCGGACCGCGACCCTGACCGCCGACACCAGCGGGTGGAGGCTCGCCGACAAGGCCGGCAGCACCTACCAGTTCGCCACCACCGGGCGGCTCAACAAGATCACCGACACCAGCCTCCGGTCGGTGACGCTCACCTACAACACCACCGACGGCCGGCTCGCCAAGGCGCAGGTGGCGACGAGCACCACCAACACCGCCGGGCGGGCGCTCTATTTCACCTGGTCCGGTGGGCACGTGGCGAGCGTGCGTACGGACCCGGTCAACGGGACCGCGCTCACCTGGAACTACACCTACACCGGTGACGTGCTCACCCGGGTCTGCGCCCCCGGCAACCTCTGCACCAACTACGCGTACACGGCCGGTTCGCACTACCGCAGCGCGGTCCTCGACTCCCGGCCGGAGTCGTACTGGCGGCTGGGGGAGGACGAGGGGACCGGGGCCGGCAGTGAGGTCGCGCTGAACCTCGGCAAGGACGCCGGCACGTACCGCACGGTCACCCTCGGCACCGCCGGTGCGCTCGCCGGCGGCGCGGGAACCGCCGCCACCTTCAACGGCACCTCGTCCTCGGTCGAACTGCCCAAGGGCACGCTGAAGAAGAGCCGGGACGGCGCGGTCGAACTGTGGTTCAGGTCGACCACCACCGGCACCGGCGGCCCGCTGCTCGGCTACCAGGACAAGGCCCTGGGCAGCGCGTCCACGGTCGGCGTACCGCTGCTCTACGTCGGCACCGACGGCCGGCTGCGCGGGCAGTTCCGGACCGCCGGGATCAACCCGCTCGCCTCGGCCGGTACGGTCAACGACGGGCGGTGGCACCACGTGGTGCTCTCCACCATGTCCGACGTGCAGACCCTCTACCTCGACGGGGTGAAGGCCGGTGAACTGACCGGCAGGGTGCTCGACCACTCGACGCTGACGTTCAACCAGATCGGTGCCGCGTACGCCACCACCCCGACGTCCTGGCCCGGCTGGGGAACCACCGCGCAGCGGCACTTCAACGGTGCGATCGACGAGGTGGCGCTCTACTCCCGCCCGCTCGGCCCGGCCGCGGTGACCGCCCACTACCGGTACGGCCTCAACCAGGCCGACCAGCTCACCACGGTCACCCTGCCCAGCGGCAAGACCGCCGCCACCGTCGCCTACGACGTCAACCTGGACCGGATCGCCGAGTACACCGACAACCACGGCGGACTCTGGAAGATCGGCGCCCCGGCGGTGTACGGCGGCGACGACGACCTGCGCCGCAGTGTCCAGGTCCTCGACCCGGCCAACCGCCCGCACCTGTACGAGTACGACGCCCTCGCCGGCCGGCTCCTGCGCAGCGGGACCCCGCTCGGGTTGGAGACCCGCCCGGAGGACCGGCCCGTTCCGCCGACCCCGACCCCGTCACCGCCGCAGGAGGTCTGCTCCCGCCCGGACCCGGCCGACCCGGCGTTCTGCACCATCATCCCCGGCGGTTCCGGCGGTCCGGTGTTCGTGTCGCACCCGCTGGACGGGATGGCGATCCGGACCTTCTCGTACGACGACAACGGGTTCCAGAACGTCGTCACCAACGAGAACGGCGACGCGGTGACGATGACGTTCGACGACCGGGGCAACGTCACCTCGCGCAGGACCTGCCGGACCAGCACCCAGTGCAACACCAGCTACGACAGGTACCCGGCGACGGTGACGAACCCGTTCGACCCGCGCAACGACCTGCCGATCGAGAGCCGGGACGGGCGGTCGGCGAGCGCCACCGACAACACGTACCGGACCACGTTCACGTACCACCCGTCGGGGCAGCTCGCGGCGCAGACGAACCCGGACGGAAGTTCGGTCAGCCACACGTACACCACCGGGGCGGAACCGGCGGCCGGTGGCGGCACCATGCCGGCCGGGCTCGTACTGACCTCGACCGACGCCCGCGGCAAGATCACCCGGTACGGGTACTTCGCCAACGGTGACCTGGCCCGGACCACCGAACCGTCCGGGCTCGTCACCAACAGCACGTACGACGTGCTCGGGCGGAAGATCACCGACACCGAGATCTCGGACAGCTTCCCCGCCGGGGTCACCACCACCTACACCTACGACGCCCTGTCCCGCCCGGTCAGCACCACCGAACCGGCGACCACCGACCCGATCGGCGGGGTACGGCACCAGCAGCGGTCCACCCAGACCTACGACAGCGACGGCAACGTGGCCCGGGTCGACGTGCAGGACGTCCTCGGCACCGACACCGCCCGCTCCACCGTCTGGGAGTACGACGAGTTCAACCGGCCCGAGCGGGTGACCGACGCCGAGGGCAACGAGACCGCGTACACCTACGACCGGTTCGGCAACCGTACGTCCATGGTGGACCCGGCCGGGAACCGGTACGACTACGCGTACACCGCCCGCAACGACATCGCCGAGGTGCGCCTGCGGGCCTGGACCGGCGACCCGGCCGGCGCGCCACCGACCGGCGACTACCTGGTCCTGCACTCGTACTCCTACGACCTCGCCGGGCGGACCGCCAGCGACACCGACGCCATGGGCCGCCGGGTGGAGTACCAGTACTACGGCGACGACTCGCTGCACCGGGTGGTGCTGAAGAACTTCCGCAACCCGGACGGCAGCACCCGTGACTACGTGGTCGAGGAGAACACGTACGACGGCGCCGGCAACCTGCTCGGGCAGGTCGCCGGAAACGGGCGGGTGGTGACCGCGCAGACCGTCGACCGGGTCGGCAAGGTGCTGACCACCGTCTCCGACCCCGGCGGGCTGGACCGGACCACCACCTACAGCTACGACCAGAACGGCAACGTGCTCCGGGCCAGCACCTCCGGCAAAGCGTCGAACGTGCCCTGGATCATGCCGGCCACCGCCGAGGTCGTCGACTACACCTACGACGACACCGGCAACACCATCCGGGAGACCGCCACCAACGGAACCACCACCCAGGTCACCACGTACGCCTACGACCAGCGCGGACTCCTGCTCAGCGAGACCGACCCGCGCGGGAACGTCACCGGTGCCGACCCGGCCGCGTACACCAGCCGGTACAGCTACGACGAACTCGGCCGGCAGGTCGCCGCCCGCGCTCCGGCGGTGGCGGCGGAGAGCGGCGGGCAGGCGGCGACCACGGTCACCCCGACCCGGCAGTTCGGCTACAACACCTTCGACGAGCGGGTCGCGACCTCCGACGAACTCGGCCGGGTCAGCCGGGCGACGTACGACCGGGTCGGCCGGCAGACCAGTCTCAGCGCGCCCCGGTACTTCGGCCCCGGCACCATCGCCGAGATCACCCCCACCGTGACGTCCCGCTACGACCCGCTGGGCAACGTGGTGGAGGAGACCGACCCGCGCGGCGGCATCACCCGGTACGGCTACGACCAGCTCGGCCGGATGACCGTACGGGACGAGCCGGTCCGGACCAACACCGAACGCGCGGTGTGGCGGTACGAGTACACCCGTACCGGTGAGGTGTTGTCGGTGACCGACCCGACCGGCGGCCGGACCGAGTCCACCTACGACGACCTGGACCGCCAGCTCACCGCCACCCAGGTCGAACGCCGTCCGACGCTGGACCGGATGACCACCCGGTACGCCTACGACGACTCCGGCAACCTGACCGAGGTGACCAGCCCGACCGGGGCGAAGAGCCTGTTCGGCTACGACGCGGTCGGCGGGCTGACCCGCAGCACCGACGCCTCCGGGGTCGCCGTCCAGTACGGCTACGACCACGCCGGCCGGCAGGTACGCACCAGCGACAGCCTCGGCCGTACGTCGCAGCGGATCTTCGACGCCCTCGGCCAGGTGAGCAGCGAATCCGACCTCAAGTCGGACGGAACCGTGCTCCGGACCGAGCGGTACCGCTACGACCCGGCCGGCAACCTGATCGCCTCCGTCGACCCGCTCGACGTCACCACCACCTACGAGTACGACGCCGCGAACCAGCTCGTGAAGCAGATCGAACCCGTCGACCCGACCACCTCGATCACCACCACCTTCGGCTACGACGCGGCCGGGAACCGCAGCCGGTACACCGACGGGCGCGGCAACAGCACCATCTTCACCGTCAACTCGCTCGGCCTGCCCGAGTCGGTGATCGAACCGTCCACCCCGGCGCATCCCGCGGCAACCGACCGGACCTGGACCGTCGCGTACGACGGCGGCGGAAACCCGATCCGGATGACCTCGCCCGGCGGGGTGGTCCGGCTCCAGACGTACGACGCGGGCGGGCGGCTGGAGCGGGAGACCGGTGACGGCACGAACTCCGGCACCGCGACCCGGCAACTCGGGTACGACCCGCTCGGCCGGCTCACCTCGGTCAACGCCCCCGGCGGGACCGACACCTTCGGTTACAACGACCGGGGTGACCTGCTCACCTCGGCCGGACCGTCGGGCAACGCCAGCTTCGGCTACGACCGTGACGGCAACCTGGCCAGCCGTACCGACGCGGCGGGTTCGGCGGTCTTCGGTTACCGCAACGCCCGCCTCGACACGGTGAAGGACGGGATCACCGGCACCACCCAGACCCTCGGGTACGACGCGGCCGGTGCGCTGAAGACGATCGACTACGGCTCCGGCCGGGTGCGTACCTACACCTTCGACGACCTGGGCCGGGTCGCCTCCGACACGCTGCGCAACGCCGCCGCCCAGTCGGTCGGCTCGACCAGCTACCGCTACGACACCAACGACCAACCGATCGGCAAGACCACCACCGGTACGGCCGGCGCCGGTGACAACACCTACCGGTACGACCAGGCGGGCCGACTGCGCGAGTGGACCAGCGCCGGCGGAACCGTCGGGTACGACTGGGACGCCTCCGGCAACCGGATCCGGGCGGGGGCGAAGACCAGCACCTTCGACGCCCGCAACCGGCTGCTGAACGACGGGGACTACAGCTACGCGTACACCCCGCGCGGCACCCTGGCGTCGAAGACCAGTTCCGGGCTGACCGAGACGTTCGACTTCGACGCCTTCGACCGGCTGATCTCGGCGGCCGGGCAGAACTACGCGTACGACGGGCTGGACCGGGTGGCGTCGCGCAACGGTGCCGGGTTCAGCTACGCCGGGCTCGACGACTCGGTGGTCTCCGACGGCACCGAACGGTACGCCCGGGGCGCCGCCGACGAGCTGCTCGCCGTCGCCGTCGGGAGCGAGAAGCAGATCGCCCTCAGCGACCAGCACGGTGACGTGACGATCGGGTTCGACCCGGCGAACACGGCCCTGACCGGGGCGAGCGACTCGACCGCGTACGACCCGTTCGGAAAGGTGACCGCCCGTACCGGCGACACCGGCAACCTGGGCTTCCAGGGCGACTGGACCGACCCGGTGACCAGCCAGGTCAACATGGGCGCCCGCTGGTACGACCCCGGCACCGGCGCCTTCACCTCCCGCGACAGCGTCGACTACGTCGAGGGCGACTCGATCCTCGCCAACCGGTACGTCTACGCGGCCGGCGACCCGCTCGGCTTCACCGACCCGGACGGGCACTGGCCCTCCTGTGGCTGGTGCAAGAAGGCGGCGAAGAAGGTCGGCGGGGCGATCAAGTCCGGGGCGAAGGCGGTCGGTCGGGCGATCTCCACCGCGGCCAGTTACGCCTGGTCGGGGATCCGGACGGCGGCCAGCTACGCCTGGTCGGCGATCAAAACGGCGGCGTCGGCGATCTCCTCGGCCGCGAAGTGGGTCTACAAGAAGGCCAAGGACGCGGTGAAGTACGTCGCCAGGAAGGTCTCCGCCGGGGTCCGCTGGGTCGCCAGCAAGGTCGCCTCGGCCGGGGCGGCGGCGGCCCGCTGGGCGAAACAACGGGCCGAGGAGGTACGCCGGGCGGCGGCGGAACGGGCCCGGCAGATCACCAGGGTGGCCAGGGCGGCGGTCGCGTACGCGGCGAAGCACAACCCGCTGCCGGCGATCAGGGCGGCACTCAGGCCGCTCGCCTCCGGGCTGAAGACCCTCGTGTCGGCCGCCGCGCACCTGCCCGCCGCAGTGGTCGCGGTGACCCGTGACGTGGTCGCCGACGTGGCCAAGTCGGTGGACGTGATCTACCAGGCGGCGGTGAAGGTCGCCGGGAACGTGATCGAGGACGTCTCCCGGGCGGTGGATGCGGTGGTCGACCTGGCCCAGGCGGCTGCCCCGTACCTCAAGGCGGGGTTGAAGATAGCGGCCGACATGGTCGGCGTCACCGACCTCGTCGCCTGCGTCACCAAGGGCGACCTGGAGGCGTGCGCCTGGACGGTCGCGACGGTCGCCGGCACCCTCGCGGGTGGGGTCGGCGGCGGCGCGGTCCGGGCGGCGCGGGCCGGCTCGCTCGCGGCCAAGCACGCCGACGAGGCGGTCGACCTGGTGAAGGCGGCCAAGGGCGCGAAGGGCGCCAGCAGGTCCGACGGTGCGGTGAAGCAGCTCGCCTCCTGCCCGGTGAACAGTTTCACCGCCGACACCCGGGTACGGATGGCCGACGGCAGCACCAGGCCGATCAGCGAGGTCAAGACAGGCGAGCGGGTCCTCGCGTCCGATCCGACCACCGGGGTCAGCGGCGCCCGTACGGTCACCGACCTGATCATCGGCGCCGGTGACAAGAACCTGGTCGAGGTCACCGTGGACGACGCCGGCACCCGCGCGTCGGTCACCGCCACCGAGGGGCACCCGTTCTGGGTGGCAGGTGAGCGGCGGTGGGTCAAGGCCGGCGAACTGGTCGCGGGCCAGCGGATCGGGACCGCCGACGGTGCCTCCGCGACGGTCTCGGCAACTCGTCGGTGGACCGAGCCGGAACGGGTGTTCAACCTGACCGTCGACGGGCTGCACACGTACTACGTGGTCGCCGGTGGCCGGGACCTGCTGGTGCACAACGACGAGTGCCCGAAGCGGGCCGCGTTGGACCGGGTGAGCAACCTGGACGACATCGACAACCAGTTGGGCCGGGTCAGGGCCGAGGACACGCACGAGATCGTCGGCGTCCCGAACGCGCAGAAGCCGTTCAGCCGGGGCGGCAACCGTGGCGACCTGCGGCACAACCAGCCAGAAATCATCCGCTACACCTCGGACGCGCCGAGTAGCGGCAGCAGAGGGAAGTTCGCGCTGTTCAGGGCCTTCCAGATCCTGCGCGGCGTGGTCAGGCACGGCAATGACTAG
- the glnA gene encoding type I glutamate--ammonia ligase — protein sequence MFANPEELLRYLKNEDVKFVDVRFCDLPGVMQHFNLPVESFDDSVFTDGLAFDGSSIRGFQAIHESDMLLLPDVATAFIDPFRVEKTLALNFFIHDPFTREAYSRDPRNVAKKAEAYLAASGIADTAYFGAEAEFYIFDSIRHETSANQAFYYIDSIEGAWNTGREEEGGNRGYKTAYKGGYFPVPPVDHYADLRDQIVRRLIDTGFTVERSHHEVGTAGQAEINYKFSTLLHAGDQLQLFKYIVKNQAWAAGKTATFMPKPLFGDNGSGMHTHQSLWLGGEPLFYDETGYAGLSDTARWYIGGLLHHAPSLLAFTNPTVNSYRRLVPGYEAPVNLVYSQRNRSACTRIPVTGSNPKAKRVEFRVPDPSANVYLAFSAMMMAGLDGIKSKIEPPTPIDKDLYDLPPEEWGSVKQVPGSLSEVLDSLEADHDYLLEGGVFTPDLVSTWVDYKRTNEIDPVRLRPTPHEFAMYYDC from the coding sequence GTGTTCGCCAATCCCGAGGAACTCCTGCGATACCTCAAGAACGAGGACGTAAAGTTCGTCGATGTACGTTTCTGTGACCTGCCGGGCGTGATGCAGCACTTCAACCTGCCGGTCGAGTCGTTCGACGACAGTGTCTTCACCGACGGTCTCGCCTTCGACGGATCGTCGATCCGTGGTTTCCAGGCGATCCACGAGTCGGACATGCTGCTGCTCCCCGACGTCGCCACCGCCTTCATCGACCCGTTCCGGGTGGAGAAGACCCTGGCGCTCAACTTCTTCATCCACGACCCGTTCACCCGCGAGGCGTACTCCCGGGACCCGCGCAACGTGGCGAAGAAGGCCGAGGCCTACCTGGCCGCGAGCGGCATCGCCGACACCGCCTACTTCGGCGCCGAGGCGGAGTTCTACATCTTCGACTCGATCCGCCACGAGACCTCGGCGAACCAGGCCTTCTACTACATCGACTCGATCGAGGGCGCCTGGAACACCGGCCGCGAGGAGGAGGGCGGCAACCGGGGTTACAAGACCGCGTACAAGGGCGGTTACTTCCCGGTGCCGCCGGTCGACCACTACGCCGACCTGCGCGACCAGATCGTCCGCCGGCTGATCGACACCGGCTTCACCGTGGAGCGCTCGCACCACGAGGTGGGCACCGCCGGCCAGGCCGAGATCAACTACAAGTTCTCGACCCTGCTGCACGCCGGTGACCAGCTCCAGCTCTTCAAGTACATCGTCAAGAACCAGGCCTGGGCCGCCGGCAAGACCGCGACCTTCATGCCGAAGCCGCTGTTCGGTGACAACGGTTCCGGCATGCACACCCACCAGAGCCTCTGGCTCGGTGGCGAGCCGCTGTTCTACGACGAGACCGGTTACGCCGGCCTGTCGGACACCGCCCGCTGGTACATCGGCGGTCTGCTGCACCACGCCCCGTCGCTGCTCGCGTTCACCAACCCGACGGTCAACTCGTACCGCCGGCTGGTGCCGGGCTACGAGGCCCCGGTCAACCTGGTCTACTCGCAGCGCAACCGCTCCGCCTGCACCCGTATCCCGGTGACCGGCAGCAACCCGAAGGCCAAGCGGGTCGAGTTCCGGGTCCCGGACCCGTCCGCCAACGTCTACCTGGCCTTCTCGGCCATGATGATGGCCGGCCTCGACGGCATCAAGAGCAAGATCGAGCCGCCGACGCCGATCGACAAGGACCTCTACGACCTCCCGCCGGAGGAGTGGGGCTCGGTCAAGCAGGTTCCGGGTTCGCTGTCCGAGGTGCTCGACTCCCTCGAAGCCGACCACGACTACCTGCTCGAGGGTGGCGTCTTCACCCCCGACCTCGTCTCCACCTGGGTCGACTACAAGCGCACCAACGAGATCGACCCGGTCCGCCTGCGCCCGACCCCGCACGAGTTCGCCATGTACTACGACTGCTGA